The segment GCACCGGCAGCACGAGCTCGCCGCCCGTGCCCAGCCAGGCCGCCAGCTCGGGCGGCAGGCCCGGCACGTGGTACTCGTCCTGGAACAGGGCCAGCGTGATTTCCCAGTCGCGCAGCTTGCTCAGGCCGGAAAGCCAGAAAACCCGCGCCACATAGAGCCGCGCCAGCAGCTGGGCCAGCCAGCGCGCCTGCGTGAGCAGGCTGGCCAGGGGCGGCGTCATCTGGCGCGGCCGCTCCAGGCCGGCGTCGCAGGCAGCCTGCCACAGCGTGTTCAGAAGGGTCTTCATGCCGTGCTTTCGTGTGAGGGCGCTGTGTCGGGCTGCGCGTCCTGCGGGGCCTCCTCCAGCCCCAGCAGCCAGCCCGCGCCGAGGGCCTGCTGCAGCCAGGCCGCAAAGTCGAAATCGGGATGCCGGGCCAGGCAGGCGTCCAGGGCCGCCGCCAGCGTGGGCTGGCTGATGAGCTGGCGCATGAAGTCCAGTGTGGCGGGCTGGTCCGCCAGGTCCTGCTCGCGCACCCGCCAGCCCTGGCGCCAGACCAGCTGATGCGGCGCCACGCATTGCAGGCCCGGCGCCAGCCGGGCCCGCCAGGCCCGCTCGGGCTGTGCCGCCAGCCGGCCCAGGCTGGGCAGATCGGCCGGCACATCGGCCGCGCGTTCGGCCCCATGGCAGGCCCACTCCAGCCGGGCCAGCGCCACCAGCTCCCGCTCCATGCCCGGCTGAGCGGCCAGGAAGGCGGGCAAGTCCTGCCCCCAGTCGCCCAGATCGCCGCTGCGCGGCGGTTGCCGGCGCCAGAAGCTCCAGGCCATGGCGGCAAAGTCCGCCTGGCCCAGCTCGGCCTGCAGGCGCGGATAGGCGGCCGCCAGCGCCCGGTCCGCCAGGCCCTGGGCGTTGCGCCGATAGGCTTGCAGCCCCAGGGAGGGCGAGGCTTGCTGAACGTTCAGGGCCTGGGGTGCCTGCCCCGGCGCGAAGCCGCTGAAGCGCCCACTGTCCAGCGACGCCAGCAGGGCCTGCTGGCGCTGCAGCTCACGCTGGCGGGCGTCTTCGGCGCCGTTCATGCGCCCAGCTCCTGCGCCGCGATGGCCTCGGCCTCGGCAGCCTCCAGCAGCAGCGCATCCAGGGACGGAATGTCCTGATCCCGCTCGATCAGCGTGGGCTGCGGGCCCAGGCGCCGCAGGGCATGGCGGTAGACGGCCCACACCCCCGCCGGCACGGCGCTGGCGTGATCGTCCACCACCAGACCGTCCTGCTGGCTGTGGCCGGCCAGATGGATCTCGCCCACGCTGCCGGGCCGCAGGGCATCGATCCAGGCGCAGGCGTCGCGCCGCGCGGCCTCGGGTGCCAGACCGCGGTTGAGCGCATTGACCAGCAGATTGTTCACATCCAGCAGCAGCTGGCAGCCGCTGCGTGCCACCAGGGCGTTGAAGAACTCGGGCTCGGCCAGGGCATCGTCTTCCCAGGCCAGATAGGCGCTGAGGTTCTCCACCAGCAGGGGCCGGCGCAGCCGCTCCTGCACCTGCTGCACATGGCTCACCATCAGCTCCAGGCTGGCCTCGGTGAAGGCGATGGGCAGCAAGTCCTGCCCATGACGCGGCCCCACGCGGGCGAAGCTCGCATGGTCCGAGACCCGGACCGGCTCGATGCGCTCCACCAGGCGAGCCAGACGCTCCAGATGCCGGGCATCCAGACCGCTGGCCGAGCCCAGGGAGAGCCCCACGCCGTGCAGGCTCACCGCATAGCGGGCCCGGCCCGCCTCCAGCACCTGCAGGGCCGCGCCCCCCTCGGCAAAGAAGTTCTCCGAGTGCACCTCGATGAAGCCGAGGGTCGGCTGCTGCGCCATCAGCGCGGCATAGTGCGGCTGACGCCAGCCTATGCCGGCCTGTGGCGGCCGCGCGGAAGCGGGGCTTGCATGCATGACAGGGACTCCGGCCGCCTTACTTCTTGCCGCCTTGCATGGCCTTGGCCTCCTCGGCCGTCATGCCCTTCATGCTCTTGCAGCTGCCCTTGGGCACGTACTTCCACTCGTCGGCGGCCATGTCCTTGCTGGCCTGTCCGGCGCAGGAA is part of the Shinella sp. XGS7 genome and harbors:
- a CDS encoding DoxX family protein; amino-acid sequence: MKTLLNTLWQAACDAGLERPRQMTPPLASLLTQARWLAQLLARLYVARVFWLSGLSKLRDWEITLALFQDEYHVPGLPPELAAWLGTGGELVLPVLLVLGLATRFAAAGLSVVNVVAVLSLAEIAPAALLGHQLWGALLLMLLLCGAGRWSLDGWRAGSFTRGAGT
- a CDS encoding DNA-binding domain-containing protein, with the translated sequence MNGAEDARQRELQRQQALLASLDSGRFSGFAPGQAPQALNVQQASPSLGLQAYRRNAQGLADRALAAAYPRLQAELGQADFAAMAWSFWRRQPPRSGDLGDWGQDLPAFLAAQPGMERELVALARLEWACHGAERAADVPADLPSLGRLAAQPERAWRARLAPGLQCVAPHQLVWRQGWRVREQDLADQPATLDFMRQLISQPTLAAALDACLARHPDFDFAAWLQQALGAGWLLGLEEAPQDAQPDTAPSHESTA
- a CDS encoding DUF692 domain-containing protein; translation: MHASPASARPPQAGIGWRQPHYAALMAQQPTLGFIEVHSENFFAEGGAALQVLEAGRARYAVSLHGVGLSLGSASGLDARHLERLARLVERIEPVRVSDHASFARVGPRHGQDLLPIAFTEASLELMVSHVQQVQERLRRPLLVENLSAYLAWEDDALAEPEFFNALVARSGCQLLLDVNNLLVNALNRGLAPEAARRDACAWIDALRPGSVGEIHLAGHSQQDGLVVDDHASAVPAGVWAVYRHALRRLGPQPTLIERDQDIPSLDALLLEAAEAEAIAAQELGA